The sequence aatgggggcaaatttgggcagctcctgccccccaggggtgcaacttttaccccatattgaggtatgctcttacagagcctgccagcctcttcaaatgtagcaaatgacacgtttctgcgaaatcctggctcggagctgtgatgcgtcaaagtttgtcgcaatgttaagtctatgggatttttcggccgcttttttgcccctggggcaaataccgtaccccgatcagcttataaaagtcatagcacacgtgtcctcaataggccgttcgatttgacacctcattcgtgggtctacgccaaacggtgcgggacgagttaggtgccgaagttttgtacggagatataaaaatttaaataaaaataaaaataataagtatgtgagattacaatagtgatgctttgcaagcaccactaattaggtAATACAGAGCCTGCCAGTGTttccctggggcaaataccgtacccccgatcgcttataaaagtcatagcacacgtgtcctcaataggccgtttgatttgatacctcattcgtgggtctacgccaaacggtgtgggacgagttaggtgccgaagttttgttaagagatataataataataaaaactagatgggtacatttcctgaagaaaatgtgagtggtgcttgccgtggcgaaactcgtcaaacagcatgttataacttgaaaagaacaaaaattatgttcataaataaatctacccagaagtctgtacgattttctggtgcagaaatatgtgatttgttactctgttgctagggtaagcccatgtggttgctatgcagttaccaaggtaatacaatacatggctcctttccatcctgagtgaaataagtcaacccggaagtctgtagtgttttctggtgcagagatatgtgatttgttactcggttgctagggtaaccccatctggttgctaggcagttaccatagtgatactaatgaagtctccttgccatcctgattgaaataagtcatcccggaagtctctacgtttttgtgatgcagagatatgtgatttgttactcggttgctagggtaaccccatctggttgctaggaagttaccatagtgatactaatcaagtctccttgccatcctgattgaaataagtcaagccggaagtctctacgtttttctgatgcagagatatgtgatttgttactcggttgctagggtaacccgatctggttgctaggcagttaccatagtgatactaatgaagtgtccttgccatcctgattgaaataagtcaacccggaagtctctacgtttttgtgatgcagagatatgtgatttgttactctgttgctagggtaaccccatctggttgctaggcagttaccatagtgatactaatcaagtctccttgccatcctgattgaaataaatcaacccagaagtctctctgattttctggtgcagagatatgtgatttgttactcggttgctagggtaaccccatgtggttgctaggcagttaccatagtgatactaatcaagtctctttgccatcctgattgaaataagtcaacccggaagtctctacgtttttgtgatgcagagatatgtgatttgttagttggttgctagggtaaccccatctggttgctaggcagttaccatagtgatactaatgaagtgttcttgccatcctgattgaaataagtcaacccggaagtctctacgttattgtgatgcagagatatatgatttgctagtcggttgctagggtaaccccatctggttgctaggcaattaccatagtgatactaatgaagtgtccttgccatccgggttgacttatttcaatcaggaagtctctacgtttttgtgatgcagagatatgtgatttgttactcggttgctagggtaaccccatctggttgctaggcagttaccatagtgatactaatcaagtgtccttgccatcatgattgaaataagtcaacccggaagtctctacgtttttctgatgcagagatatgtgatttgttactcggttgctagggtaaccccatctggtttctaggcagttaccatagtgataataatcaagtctccttgccatcctgattgaaataagtcaaccgggaagtctctacgtttttctgatgcagagatatgtgatttgttactctgttgctagggtaaccccatgtggttgctaggcagttaccatagtgatacttatgaagtctccttgccatcctgattgaaataaatcaacccagaagtctctctgattttctggtgcggAGATGTAGTTATTGCTAAATGGTtgttagggtactctgtttagttgctagggagtggcttggcagctgccaaacataaatctccaaaggctgcttgtcagtatgaatgatataaaccaactcccatgcctttgtgacattcagaatggaagatatccctctatggattttggttgctaaggtgctcgacaatggttgctagggaggggctaggaagtgttgaggtgattcctgattggctgtttgctgtcccgagtcaaacgagaccacccttgtgtttctatgacacttctatctggagatatccctttgatctgtttcaatagaagtctatgggacttgttgctaaggtgctctaaatggttgctagggcgtggcttgatagcttcacaatgatcctgagagactgattggtcgtctgagtaaaatgagcccgccccctcgtctctatgacactgtgatccagagctatgttcaatacaaaatccttagccatttcatttcatgggccgtcctacaccattataagtcaattggggcatttttgggcagctcctgccccccaggggtgcaacttttaccccatattgaggtatgctcttacagagcctgccagcctcttcaaatgtggcaaatcacacgtttctgcgaaatcctcgctcggagctgtgacgcgtcaaagtttgtcgcaatgttaagtctatgggatttttcggccgcttttttgcccctggggcaaacaccgtacccccgatcgcttataaaagtcatagcacacgtgtcctcaataggccgttcgatttgacacctcattcgtgggtctacgccaaacggtgcgggacgagttaggtgccgaagttttgtacggagatataaaaataaaaataaaaataaaaataataagtatgtgagattacaatagtgatgctttgcaagcaccactaactagataggtacatttcctgaagaaaatgtgagtggtgcttgccgtggcaaaactcgtcaaacagcatgttgtaacttgaaaagaacaaaaattatggtcataaataaatcaacccagaagtctgtacgattttctggtgcagaaatatgtgatttgttactcggttgctagggtaagcccatgcggttgctatgcagttaccaaggtaatacaatacatggcttctttccatcctgagtgaaataagtcaacccggaagtctgtagtgtgttctggtgcagagatatgtgatttgttgctcggttgctagggtaaccccatgtggttgctaggcagttaccatagtgatactaatgaagtctccttgccatcctggttgaaataaatcaacccagaagtccgtacgatgttctggtgcagaaatatgtgatttgttactcggttgctagggtactctgtttagttgctagggagtggcttggaagctgtcaatcatgaaactccaaaggctgcttgtcagtatgaatgatataaagcaACTCCCacgcctctgtgacattcagaatggaagatatccctctatggattttggttgctaaggtgctcgaaaatggttgctagggaggtgctaggaagtgttgaggtgattcatgattggctgtttgctgccccgagtcaaacgagaccacccttgtgtttctaggacacttctatccggagatatccctttgatgtctttcattagaagtctatgggacttgttgctaaggtgctttaaattgttgctagggcgtggcttgatagcttcacaatgatcgcgagagactgattggtcgtctgagtgaaatgagcccacccccttgtctctatgacactgtgatccagagctatgttcaatacaatatccctatgcaatgtcatttcatgggccgtcctacaccattgtaagtcaatggggcaactttgggcagctcctgccccccaggggtgcaacttttaccccatattgaggtatgctcttacagagcctgccagcctcttcaaatgtggcaatcacacgtttctgcaaaattctcgctcggagctgtgactcgtcaaattttgtcgcaatgttaagtctatgggatttttccggccgcttttttgcccctggggcaaataccgtacccccaattgcttataaaagtcattccacacctctcctcaataggccgcataatttgacgcctcactcaggggagtgtgacaaaagctgcgggacaagttacgcgccgaacttttgtgtggaagaataattataataaagataggtacatttcctgaagaaaatgtgagtggtgcttgtcgtggcaaaactcgtcaaacagcatgctataacttgaaaagaacaaaaattatggtcataaataaatgaaaccagaagtctgtacgattttctggtgcagaaatatgtgatttgttactcggttgctagggtaagcccaagtggttgctatgcagttaccaaggtaatacaacacatggctcctttccatcctgagtgaaataagtcaacccggaagtctgtagtgttttctggtgcagagatatgtgatttgttactcggttgctagggtaaccccatctggttgctaggcagttaccatagtgatagtaatcaggtctccttgccatcctgagtgaaataaaccaacccagaagtctgtacgtttttctgatgcagagatatgtgatttgttacttggttgctagggtaaccccatatggttgctaggcagttaccatagtgatagtaatgaagtctccttgccatcctgagtgaaataagtcaacccggaaatctctacaaatttctggtggaaagatatgtgatttgttactcggttgctaggttaaccccatctggtttctaggcagttaccatagtgatactaatcaagtctcctggccatcctgattaaaataaatcaacccagaattctcttcaattttctggtgcagagatatgtgatttgttactcggttgctagggtaacccctccttgttgctaggcagttaccatagtgatcataatcaagtgtctttgccatcctgattgaaataaaccaacccagaagtatctacgtttttctgatgcagagatatgtgatttgttacttggttgctagggtaaccccatatggttgctaggcagttaccatagtgatactaatgaagtctccttgccatcctgagtaaaataagtcaacccggaagtctctactgttttctagtgcagagatatgtgatttgttactcggttgctagggtaaccccatctggttgctaggcagttaccatagtgatagtaatcaagtgtccttgccatcctgagtgaaataaatcaacccagaggtctgtgatattttctggtgcagagatatgtgatttgttacttggttgctagggtaaccccatctggttgctaggcagttaccatagtgatagtaataaagtgtccttgccatcctgaatgaaataaatcaatccagaggtctgtactattttgtggtgcagagatatgtgatttgttactcggttgctagggtaaccccatctggttgctaggcagttaccatagtgatactaatcaagtgtccttgccagcctgattgaaataagtcaagccggaagtctctatgtttttgtgatgcagagatatgtgatttgttactcggttgctagggtaagcccatctggttgctaggcagttaccatagtgatactaatgaagtgtcctttccatcctgattgaaataagtcaacccggaagtctctacgtttttctgatgcagagatatgtgatttgttactcggttgctagggtaaccccatctggttgctaggcagttaccatagtgatactaatcaagtctccttgccatcctgattgaaataaatcaacccagaagtctctctgattttctggtgcagagatatagttactgctaaacggttgctagggtactctgtttagttgctagggagtggcttggcagctgccaatcatgaatctccaaaggctgcttgtcagtatgaatgatataaaccaactcccatgcctctgtgacattcagaatggaagatatccctctatggattttggttgttaaggtgctcgacaatggttgctagggaggggctaggaagtgttgatttgatgcatgattggctgtttgctgtcccgagtcaaacgagaccacccttgtgtttctatgacacttctatccggagatatccctttgatatgtttcaatagaagtctatgggacttgttgctaaggtgctcttaatggttgctagggcgtggcttgatagcttcacaatgatcctgagagactgattggtcgtctgagtaaaatgagcccaccccctcatctctatgacactgtgatccagagctatgttcaatacaaatccctatgccttttcatttcatgggccgtcctacaccattataagtcaattggggcatttttgggcagctcctgcccccaggggtgcaacttttaccccatattgaggtatgctcttacagagcctgccagcctcttcaaatgtggcaaatcacacgtttctacgaaatcctcgcttggagctgtgacgcgtcaaagtttgtctcaatgttaagtctatgtgatttttcggccgcttttttgcccctggggcaaataccgtacccccgatcgcttataaaagtcatagcacacgtgtcctcaataggccgttcgatttgacacctcattcgtgggtctacgccaaacggtgcgggacgagttaggtgccgaagttttgttaagagatataaaaataaaaataaaaataaaaataataagtatgtgagattacaatagtgatgctttgcaagcaccactaataaaaataaaaataataagtatgtgagattacaatagtgatgctttgcaagcaccactaataaaaataataagtatgtgagattacaatagtgatgctttgcaagcaccactaataataataataataataataataagtagacttctgggttggtttatttcaagtCACTTGATTATAattactatggtaactgcctagcaacaaggaggggttaccctagcaaccaaataacaaatcacatatctctggatcagaacatcgtagagacttcctggttgacagattttactcaggatagcaaggagacttgataaatatcactatggtaactgcctagcaaccagatgggggtaccctagcaaccgagtaaaaaaaacatatctcagcagttataaaatgctatttgacgagttttgccacggcaagcaccactcacattttcttcaggaaatgtacattctagttattattattattattataataataataactagatgggtacatttcctgaagaaaatgtgagtggtgcttgccgtagcaaaactcgtcaaacagcatgttataacttgaaaagagcaaaaattatggtggtaaataaatcaacccggaagtctgtacgattttctggtgcagaaatatgtgatttgttactcggttgctagggtaacctcatctggttgctaggcagttaccatagtgataataatcaagtctctttgccatcctgactgaaataagtcaacccggaagtctctacgtttttctgatgcagagatatgtgatttgttactctgttgctagggtaagcccatctggttgctaggcagttaccatagtgatactaatcaagtctccttgccatcctgattgaaataaatcaacccagaagtctctctgattttctggtgcagagatatgtgatttgttactcggttgctagggtaaccccatctggttgctaggcagttaccatagtgataataatcaagtctccttgccatcctgattgaaataagtcaacccggaagtctctacgtttttctgatgcagagatatgtgatttgttactctgttgctagggtaaccccatctggttgctaggcagttaccatagtgatacttatgaagtgtccttgccatcctaatTGAAATAAGTAAATccggaagtctctctgattttctggtgcagagatatagttattgctaaacggttgctagggtactctgtgtagttgctagggagtggcttggaagCTGCCAataatgaaactccaaaggctgcttgttagtatgaatgatataaaccaactcccatgcctctgtgacattcagaatggaagatatccctctatggattttggttgctaaggtgctcgacaatggttgctaggaaggggctaggaagtgttgaggtgattcatgattggctgtttgctgccccgagtcaaacgagaccacccttgtgtttctttgacacttctatccggagatatccctttgatgtctttcattagaaatctatgggacttgttgctaaggtgctctaaattgttgctagggcatggcttgatagattcaaaatgatcctgagagactgattggtcgtctgagtaaaatgaaatCTATCAGTCTTGACAGGTGAAGATGTGAAATTCATACAGGGCCACAATCACTAGAAATTGTGGCCTACTTTCAGGGTTTACTAATATTCAAATGCCAAATGTTTTCTCTTCAGAGAGCAGTTCTCTCTTCCTGATGACGAGTTATTTAGCTGGATGAGTGGTGAGCAGCCTGTGTGCTTCTCTGCTGTACTACAAAGACCACAGGGATATTTACAGCATTTGGACATCTGAAGGTCACAGGCGTAAAGCAGGATGACGGCTTTCTCAAATGGCAATTGACTTAAGAGCCCCCCACTGAGCATTCATTGGATGCCAACAGACCAAGCCTTCATTGCTGGAACTGGGGCTCAACAGCTCCACAATACATCAGTGAGAAAGCTGTAGTAAATCGGGGCTCTAAAATGGATCGGCTGACATTGCTGTACAATAATTAAACTATTGAGTTTGCTATGGGGTAAGGAGGACTGTGGTGTAGACAGTTCCTATACACAGGAAAAATGGGGCGGAAACTCGTTCTGAGAGCAGGGGACTGAGAGTCGTAAAGGGACGTCTGAGGCCCTGAAGTTGTGGCCAGTGAATATTTCAACTTGAAAAGTTTTTTCCTCTTTAATTTTTTGTCTGGCAGCCTTTCCCTTGCATAATTTAAGGTCTTTTCCTAAGGAGCCATGGGCATGAGTATTAATCAGCCCCCAGGTCCTGAGTTTTTATATCACTGAGCAAATACACGGAGCCACCTCAATAAATGTGGTTCACTGATGAAAATGTCGGTTATCATTTATTTCAAGTATTGAAAACCTATGATACCTGTAATTAAAACATCACTGACTCCTTGAGTGTGTGGAGTGTTTTAGTTATGGTGCTGGGCTGTAATTATGACCCTTTTATTATCTTCATTTTACAGTCTATAAACAGAAAGACAGTCTCTGACATACTTTCTAAGTTATGAGATGCCATTGTAGTAACCCACCTGCCCTTGGTGGTTCATCTAACTATAAACTTTCCTCTggtaaatgttttcataaatgtttgattattctacACATCTAACCTGGTCTGCAATGCACATTTCAGTCTTGGAGCACAAGTTAAAGCTGAACATattaaacaaaaagttactgaaaaTGTTCAGTTATTCATCATGTAATTTGtgtcaaatataataaaaaaaaatgtaaacaataatgtGCATCAAGCGCTGGTACATGGATCTGTCTCACTGCTCATATCACAGTCATTTTAGGTGAAAGTGTCTTTTGTTACTGTAAAAGGACCAAGCAATGGTCAAGTTTTAGATGACAGTAATACAAGGCAAACTAAGATTATTTCAATTTGACTTTAAAAACAGCTGTTTATGTTAAGCAAGTTCTAGCTCATTAGTCTTATAGTTTGCTAGGTATGTTCACTGCTGCTCAAAAGGTAAATATGTTTAATATGAGTCAATCTGTGGGTTGCTCGATGACATGCAACAGTTTCTTTGCTATTGttgcactcttcaaaattataaGGACAACTGCTTTTTGTTTCAAATTGTATTCGCCccagtctttttttcttttcttttgcaaaGGATTCAGGACTACAACAGGCATGGATATATACAGGAGCATGATATTTTTCTCaacacactttttcttttttttctcactcAACATCAGGCCGCGTGTTTACATAAAACAACTTTGCCCCTATATGTTACATAAGTTTCCCagccaaacaaataaacaaaaaaatataacaacACAGGTTTAACGTTTTCTTATGCATATAAATGTTATGAGGTGGCAACTTGACGTAGCAGGGCGTGGAGCATGGGATCAAGGTGGAGTCTGGGGggtgagagactcgaggggtggagccaatgtggctgaggaccaaggtggagttgtagggatggaggtcccctgtggagcagaggcgggcctggaccgtggagagGAGGCGGCctggactgtggagcagaggCTGGCCTGGAACgtggagcagaggcttgcttatgacatggcatggagcagtctggggcttggctgtgacatgacatggagcagactgaggttcggctgtgacatggcatggagaagtctggggcttggctgtgacatggtatggagcagactcaggcatggcggtgacatggtatggagcagactcaggtttggcagtgacatggcatggagcagactcaggagcggtggtgacatggcatggagctgactctggtgcaactgtgacatggcctggagctgactctggctcggcggcggccatgtTGAGGAACTCTGACTCAGTAACGGCCATGTCATGGAACTCTtggaacaagacacatgaacatggacagaaaacaggacatcacatgactatggaaacaggaactaaacttttcaaaataaaacacatggaatcaagacatgaacaaaaacacatctaaatatGGCATACACTAATATAGCTTTATTTTTTCTCAATCTTGAGAGACATCCTGTCAGTCATCCTGCAAGCCGTTATTGTATATAATCATGTTGTCTAAATAGACAATCTTATCCATGAGGTGCTGGAACGTTGCGGGAGCCCCGAGTGATGAATTGGTGTAATCTGAACGGTATGGAAAAGGCCATTTACTTTGGCATAATGGAGTTAAGTGGATCTGCCAATACCGCTTTGTTAAATCAAGTGTCAAATAAAATTGAGCTGCACCCCAAATTCCTACTGGAAACCAACACATCATCCAGGTAGGTTAAGCAAACATTGTCTCTTACTTCTCATAGGCATCCCTCTATGTACCGATGAAAAATGGCAGGTGCATTTGTGAGACCAAATGGGATTCGTGGGATTATCTGTTTTAATGTTTATTCCTACAGGCCATAGTGCCTCTGCCTTGGTCTCCAGCATTGCGTGTGTTCCATCCGGTGCCCCCTTTTTCAGTAAGCCTTAACTAACTTTCACAACCTTATGTCTGGGAAGCAAGATGTGTTTTTGCCCAAATCTTGCAATATGACAGTTGTTGCAGTTACTGCCATTCTTTAAGACAGAGGACTGCTTTTGCTTTTTTGATGCCCGACTTCCAGAGCTGAGTTCAGTGTTTGGACAAAGACTTGCAGGGTCCTGACAAGCTACATCAGTTTGAACAAGTTCCTTAATCACGTTAAAACCAAAGGTTGGCCTTTAAAGCTCGCTGCAGGCAATGAGAATGTGCACTAACCCTGCTCCTGTTTCAGTGTTTCCGACAGATAGAATGCAAATTCTATCCAACCTTCATAAGGAATGCTTCTTATATATGCCCTCCCTCTTCAAGTAACTCCCTCACCAGTCTCACCTCTATGGCaggtaattgttttgttttttttcatttggaCCCCACAATAGAGATTTTTGAACCAGTGTTGGTTAGCTGTCTGTTCCTGCTTAGTAGAACAAGACATTTCACGTACAATACATCCCTGAATATCTTCTGTGATGTCAGAGGTGATCTCAATCTTATGACAGTTTACTGCTTCCACACCTGTAGCAGTGACAACATTTTCCATCTGGGATTAACTGTTCACACAGATGACAGCATCTTGTGTTCATTGGTAGACTGAAATCTACTCCTGTTGGGTCCCTAGTCACCTAACCTCACTGTGTGAGACCTAGGAATCTGGGTGAGGC comes from Xyrauchen texanus isolate HMW12.3.18 chromosome 18, RBS_HiC_50CHRs, whole genome shotgun sequence and encodes:
- the LOC127659300 gene encoding uncharacterized protein LOC127659300 isoform X1, with the translated sequence MTEESSHRWQKKQQTAALASSRLLTPCLMVSPVSTEFHDMAVTESEFLNMAAAEPESAPGHVTVAPESAPCHVTTAPESAPCHVTAKPESAPYHVTAMPESAPYHVTAKPQTSPCHVTAEPQSAPCHVTAKPQTAPCHVISKPLLHVPGQPLLHSPGRLLSTVQARLCSTGDLHPYNSTLVLSHIGSTPRVSHPPDSTLIPCSTPCYVKLPPHNIYMHKKTLNLCCYIFLFICLAGKLM
- the LOC127659300 gene encoding uncharacterized protein LOC127659300 isoform X2, with protein sequence MVSPVSTEFHDMAVTESEFLNMAAAEPESAPGHVTVAPESAPCHVTTAPESAPCHVTAKPESAPYHVTAMPESAPYHVTAKPQTSPCHVTAEPQSAPCHVTAKPQTAPCHVISKPLLHVPGQPLLHSPGRLLSTVQARLCSTGDLHPYNSTLVLSHIGSTPRVSHPPDSTLIPCSTPCYVKLPPHNIYMHKKTLNLCCYIFLFICLAGKLM